A window of the Archocentrus centrarchus isolate MPI-CPG fArcCen1 chromosome 9, fArcCen1, whole genome shotgun sequence genome harbors these coding sequences:
- the homer1b gene encoding homer protein homolog 1b isoform X1 — MEDGELVVHLPGRSDSPAGSGSFAAGGGLGETLVLRHKEVHHFFFVPFREQPIYSTRAHVFQIDPNTKKNWLPTSKHAVTVSYFYDSTRNVYRIISLDGTKAIINSTISPNMTFTKTSQKFGQWADSRANTVYGLGFSTEHHLSKFAEKFAEYKEAARLAKEKSQEKMEMATSPSQESPAGELSSPLTPVTPPMENINGTDEICDTTPNSDARPEPAQNALAFAHSPAMTKHWEAELEALKGNNAKLTAALLESTANVKQWKQQLAAYQEEAERLHKRVTELECQSNQTPVIKSQKTELNQTIEELESALRDKEEEMEKLKEELENMNDLMEQKDTLTQKLEETELRGRVLEEQLAGAEQRLEENQEEQENFRKSLRTLLELLDGKIFELTELRDTLARLIEEAS, encoded by the exons ATGGAGGATGGCGAATTGGTGGTTCATTTACCAGGGCGATCTGACTCCCCTGCGGGCAGTGGGAGTTTCGCTGCCGGTGGTGGGCTTGGTGAGACGTTGGTGTTACGGCACAAAGAGGTTCACCACTTCTTCTTCGTCCCCTTCAGGGAGCAGCCCATCTACAGCACGCGGGCCCACGTCTTCCAGATCGATCCCAATACCAAGAAGAACTGGCTGCCCACCAGCAAGCATGCCGTCACGGTCTCCTACTTCTACGACAGCACACGCAACGTCTACCGCATCATCAGCCTGGACGGCACCAAG gcaaTAATCAACAGCACCATCAGTCCCAACATGACGTTCACAAAGACCTCACAGAAATTTGGCCAGTGGGCGGACAGTCGAGCTAACACCGTCTACGGACTGGGATTCTCCACTGAGCATCATCTATCCAAG TTTGCAGAAAAGTTTGCCGAGTATAAAGAAGCAGCACGGCTCGCTAAGGAGAAGAGTCAAGAAAAGATGGAGATGGCTACGTCTCCTTCTCAG GAGTCTCCGGCAGGTGAGCTCTCATCACCTTTGACCCCGGTGACCCCGCCCATGGAAAACATCAACGGCACAGATGAAATCTGTGACACGACTCCCAACTCGGACGCACGTCCCGAGCCGGCGCAGAACGCTCTGGCCTTTGCACACAG CCCGGCCATGACAAAACACTGGGAAGCTGAGCTGGAGGCACTAAAGGGGAACAATGCCAAGCTAACGGCAGCTCTGCTGGAGTCCACTGCCAACGTCAAACAGTGGAAACAGCAACTGGCAGCCTACCAGGAAGAGGCAGAGAGACTACACAAacgg GTGACTGAACTTGAGTGCCAGAGCAACCAAACCCCGGTGATCAAATCCCAGAAGACGGAGCTCAACCAAACCATAGAAGAACTAGAGTCTGCATTAAGGGATAAagaagag GAAATGGAAAAATTGAAAGAAGAACTGGAAAACATGAATGACCTGATGGAGCAAAAAGACACACTCACCCAGAAGCTTGAG GAGACGGAGCTGCGCGGCCGCGTGCTCGAGGAGCAGCTGGCAGGTGCCGAGCAGCGGCTGGAAGAGaaccaggaggagcaggagaactTTAGGAAGAGCCTGCGGacactgctggagctgctggacGGCAAGATCTTTGAGCTCACGGAGCTCAGAGACACCTTGGCTCGGCTCATAGAGGAGGCCAGCTAG
- the homer1b gene encoding homer protein homolog 1b isoform X3 has product MEDGELVVHLPGRSDSPAGSGSFAAGGGLGETLVLRHKEVHHFFFVPFREQPIYSTRAHVFQIDPNTKKNWLPTSKHAVTVSYFYDSTRNVYRIISLDGTKAIINSTISPNMTFTKTSQKFGQWADSRANTVYGLGFSTEHHLSKFAEKFAEYKEAARLAKEKSQEKMEMATSPSQESPAGELSSPLTPVTPPMENINGTDEICDTTPNSDARPEPAQNALAFAHREQFKTCRVCSF; this is encoded by the exons ATGGAGGATGGCGAATTGGTGGTTCATTTACCAGGGCGATCTGACTCCCCTGCGGGCAGTGGGAGTTTCGCTGCCGGTGGTGGGCTTGGTGAGACGTTGGTGTTACGGCACAAAGAGGTTCACCACTTCTTCTTCGTCCCCTTCAGGGAGCAGCCCATCTACAGCACGCGGGCCCACGTCTTCCAGATCGATCCCAATACCAAGAAGAACTGGCTGCCCACCAGCAAGCATGCCGTCACGGTCTCCTACTTCTACGACAGCACACGCAACGTCTACCGCATCATCAGCCTGGACGGCACCAAG gcaaTAATCAACAGCACCATCAGTCCCAACATGACGTTCACAAAGACCTCACAGAAATTTGGCCAGTGGGCGGACAGTCGAGCTAACACCGTCTACGGACTGGGATTCTCCACTGAGCATCATCTATCCAAG TTTGCAGAAAAGTTTGCCGAGTATAAAGAAGCAGCACGGCTCGCTAAGGAGAAGAGTCAAGAAAAGATGGAGATGGCTACGTCTCCTTCTCAG GAGTCTCCGGCAGGTGAGCTCTCATCACCTTTGACCCCGGTGACCCCGCCCATGGAAAACATCAACGGCACAGATGAAATCTGTGACACGACTCCCAACTCGGACGCACGTCCCGAGCCGGCGCAGAACGCTCTGGCCTTTGCACACAG GGAGCAGTTTAAGACTTGTCGGGTCTGCTCTTTCTGA
- the homer1b gene encoding homer protein homolog 1b isoform X2, translating to MGEQPIYSTRAHVFQIDPNTKKNWLPTSKHAVTVSYFYDSTRNVYRIISLDGTKAIINSTISPNMTFTKTSQKFGQWADSRANTVYGLGFSTEHHLSKFAEKFAEYKEAARLAKEKSQEKMEMATSPSQESPAGELSSPLTPVTPPMENINGTDEICDTTPNSDARPEPAQNALAFAHSPAMTKHWEAELEALKGNNAKLTAALLESTANVKQWKQQLAAYQEEAERLHKRVTELECQSNQTPVIKSQKTELNQTIEELESALRDKEEEMEKLKEELENMNDLMEQKDTLTQKLEETELRGRVLEEQLAGAEQRLEENQEEQENFRKSLRTLLELLDGKIFELTELRDTLARLIEEAS from the exons GGAGCAGCCCATCTACAGCACGCGGGCCCACGTCTTCCAGATCGATCCCAATACCAAGAAGAACTGGCTGCCCACCAGCAAGCATGCCGTCACGGTCTCCTACTTCTACGACAGCACACGCAACGTCTACCGCATCATCAGCCTGGACGGCACCAAG gcaaTAATCAACAGCACCATCAGTCCCAACATGACGTTCACAAAGACCTCACAGAAATTTGGCCAGTGGGCGGACAGTCGAGCTAACACCGTCTACGGACTGGGATTCTCCACTGAGCATCATCTATCCAAG TTTGCAGAAAAGTTTGCCGAGTATAAAGAAGCAGCACGGCTCGCTAAGGAGAAGAGTCAAGAAAAGATGGAGATGGCTACGTCTCCTTCTCAG GAGTCTCCGGCAGGTGAGCTCTCATCACCTTTGACCCCGGTGACCCCGCCCATGGAAAACATCAACGGCACAGATGAAATCTGTGACACGACTCCCAACTCGGACGCACGTCCCGAGCCGGCGCAGAACGCTCTGGCCTTTGCACACAG CCCGGCCATGACAAAACACTGGGAAGCTGAGCTGGAGGCACTAAAGGGGAACAATGCCAAGCTAACGGCAGCTCTGCTGGAGTCCACTGCCAACGTCAAACAGTGGAAACAGCAACTGGCAGCCTACCAGGAAGAGGCAGAGAGACTACACAAacgg GTGACTGAACTTGAGTGCCAGAGCAACCAAACCCCGGTGATCAAATCCCAGAAGACGGAGCTCAACCAAACCATAGAAGAACTAGAGTCTGCATTAAGGGATAAagaagag GAAATGGAAAAATTGAAAGAAGAACTGGAAAACATGAATGACCTGATGGAGCAAAAAGACACACTCACCCAGAAGCTTGAG GAGACGGAGCTGCGCGGCCGCGTGCTCGAGGAGCAGCTGGCAGGTGCCGAGCAGCGGCTGGAAGAGaaccaggaggagcaggagaactTTAGGAAGAGCCTGCGGacactgctggagctgctggacGGCAAGATCTTTGAGCTCACGGAGCTCAGAGACACCTTGGCTCGGCTCATAGAGGAGGCCAGCTAG